A single Lolium perenne isolate Kyuss_39 chromosome 6, Kyuss_2.0, whole genome shotgun sequence DNA region contains:
- the LOC127309286 gene encoding uncharacterized protein gives MAHTANSRLEPAGRKRNMAARRTKKQQSQSATADRITALPLDLRARIVSYLSFCEVVQLSDLSRSWRHIHHHVPVVDLNLSEFVAFKKHIIDEKLAIPGIVDDHRLLGIRVTLAHRAREGIGSKVETLRLAYSAGDPRVKRHADRLISLTDAPKICLDVSFAAVDRLPKRLNWKVDLPPAARHLKIRSMDFRKPTPTIAGPGAAALRKLYLHEVTLREWPRLPSLRSLRMNMVTVTTAFTPGVTCPLLEQLAIWDSTIKHPCVDIRLPHLKILDMDDVGIELPRASDFLFPYGDVTVDAPELEELMVICSTGCSVEYKSFTLRAPAMRYLQWFGQFAELVHIDVGKPGSVSGGTIQFTSNGKLEAMSYREMKDYRAQMMQMLHGLLPHLPPLTVADTAQPYITSKTRTVMDEDLEEMIPEETLTCDLGQLMARDV, from the exons ATGGCGCATACGGCGAACTCACGCCTTGAACCGGCGGGGAGAAAGAGAAACATGGCCGCACGCCGTACGAAGAAGCAGCAGAGCCAGAGCGCCACTGCCGACCGCATCACCGCGCTGCCGCTCGACCTCCGCGCGCGCATCGTCTCCTACTTGTCGTTCTGCGAGGTTGTCCAGCTTTCTGATCTTTCCCGATCTTGGCGCCACATCCACCACCATGTTCCCGTCGTTGACCTCAACCTCAGCGAGTTCGTCGCCTTCAAGAAGCACATCATCGACGAAAAGCTGGCCATCCCAGGTATCGTCGACGACCATAGGCTGCTCGGCATACGCGTCACGCTTGCCCATCGCGCGCGGGAGGGGATCGGATCCAAGGTGGAGACGTTGAGGCTGGCCTACAGCGCCGGGGACCCCCGAGTGAAGCGACACGCTGACCGCCTGATCTCGCTCACGGACGCGCCCAAGATCTGCCTCGACGTCTCCTTCGCCGCCGTCGACCGCTTACCGAAGCGGTTGAACTGGAAGGTGGACCTTCCGCCCGCGGCCCGTCACCTGAAGATACGATCGATGGACTTCCGCAAGCCCACCCCCACCATCGCCGGGCCGGGTGCCGCCGCCCTGCGGAAGCTTTACCTCCACGAAGTTACGCTCCGCGAGTGGCCGCGTCTCCCATCTTTGCGCTCCCTGAGGATGAACATGGTCACCGTCACGACAGCGTTCACGCCTGGTGTGACATGCCCGCTGCTTGAGCAGCTAGCAATCTGGGACTCGACAATCAAGCACCCTTGCGTCGACATCCGCCTCCCGCACCTCAAGATCCTCGACATGGACGACGTTGGCATCGAGCTACCCAGGGCCAGCGACTTCCTCTTCCCATACGGCGATGTGACAGTTGACGCACCGGAGCTCGAGGAGCTAATGGTCATCTGCAGCACTGGTTGCAGCGTGGAGTACAAGTCGTTCACCCTCCGTGCTCCAGCGATGCGGTACCTGCAGTGGTTCGggcagttcgcggaactcgtgcaCATCGACGTCGGCAAACCAGGAAGCGTCTCTGGGGGCACGATCCAGTTTACCTCGAACGGGAAGCTGGAGGCGATGAGCTACCGTGAGATGAAGGACTACCGCGCGCAGATGATGCAGATGCTCCACGGGCTCCTCCCCCATCTGCCTCCCTTGACCGTCGCCGACACCGCACA GCCATATATAACGTCGAAGACACGCACCGTGATGGATGAAGATCTGGAAGAGATGATCCCGGAGGAGACGCTCACCTGCGACCTTGGTCAACTCATGGCGCGAGATGTTTGA
- the LOC127305894 gene encoding uncharacterized protein, with amino-acid sequence MAAPRAPIEGEEEHRRAAAGELVERATRASRWARGALLSRAAYGSWPGARQAVGQGGAGSRRHPPEYMRPASPDHPTKYATDLHPRSSSAMASSSCGMAAPGDLRYRVSGLARTGMIRNSQELCWWSSSSCRSSAGMPDPLAPSRIHLAEAFSLSNRSQTVALTQPSGRWRRRCTCGAHRPEACSTPWLKAARSLAQSRRGYRTWRSAAARAYRYPACDPAGQYLGMEPLTDSSVLSILNRNLVGGL; translated from the exons ATGGCCGCCCCTCGAGCTCCCATCGAAGGAGAGGAAGAACACCGCAGAGCAGCCGCAGGGGAGCTCGTGGAGCGTGCGACGCGGGCGAGCCGATGGGCGCGCGGGGCGTTGCTGTCAAGGGCGGCATACGGGAGCTGGCCGGGGGCACGACAGGCTGTCGGCCAGGGCGGCGCGGGAAGCCGACGCCACCCACCCGAGTATATGCGGCCTGCCTCCCCCGACCATCCAACCAAGTACGCGACGGACCTCCACCCTCGCTCGTCGTCGGCGATGGCATCGTCCAGCTGCGGCATGGCTGCGCCAGGAGATCTCCGTTACAGGGTTAGCGGCTTAGCGCGCACAGGCATGATCCGTAATAGCCAAGAACTATGCTGGTGGAGCAGTTCTTCGTGCCGCTCGTCGGCAGGGATGCCAGATCCGCTGGCTCCCTCGCGCATCCATCTAGCAGAGGCGTTCTCACTTTCTAATCGATCCCAG ACGGTGGCGCTTACTCAGCCATCAGGCAGGTGGCGACGGCGCTGTACGTGTGGCGCGCATCGCCCAGAAGCCTGTTCGACGCCCTGGTTGAAGGCGGCGAGGAGCTTGGCGCAGAGCCGCAGAGGGTATCGTACCTGGAGGAGCGCGGCGGCACGCGCGTACCGCTACCCGGCGTGCGATCCCGCAGGCCAGTACCTTGGGATGGAGCCACTCACGGACAGCTCCGTGTTGTCCATCCTCAACAGGAACCTCGTCGGCGGCCTGTAG